From a single Solidesulfovibrio fructosivorans JJ] genomic region:
- the ettA gene encoding energy-dependent translational throttle protein EttA, producing MAAEPNKIIYSMIRVSKFHDKKPIIKDISLSYFYGAKIGVLGLNGAGKSTLLKILAGVDKDFQGETVLTPGHTIGYLEQDPLVDVQKTVREVVEEGVADTVALLKEFEDINAAFAEPMDDDAMNALIERQGEVQEKLDACDAWELDSRLEMAMDALRCPPPDTPVSVLSGGERRRVALCRLFLQKPDIMLLDEPTNHLDAETVAWMEHFLHGYPGTVIAVTHDRYFLDNVAGWILELDRGRGIPWKGNYSSWLEQKQERLRQEEKSESERQKTLARELEWVRMSPRGRHAKSKARITAYESLASQESDRLAKDLEIYIPPGPRLGKNVIEAEGVSKGFDDKLLFENLTFTVPRGAIVGIIGPNGAGKTTMFKLITGQETPDAGSFKLGETVQLAYVDQNRESLDPEKTVFEAVGEGYDTIRLGTRDVNARAYVARFNFTGQDQQKKVKVLSGGEKNRLHLALMLKSGANVLLLDEPTNDLDVNTLRALEDALLSFAGSALVISHDRWFLDRVASHILAFEGDSKAVFFDGNFTEYEADRKARLGADADIPHRIKYRHFSRA from the coding sequence ATGGCCGCCGAGCCGAATAAGATCATTTATTCGATGATCCGCGTCAGCAAGTTCCATGACAAGAAGCCGATCATCAAGGACATCTCGCTGTCGTATTTCTACGGCGCCAAAATCGGGGTGCTGGGGCTCAACGGCGCGGGCAAATCCACGCTGCTCAAGATTCTGGCCGGGGTGGACAAGGATTTCCAGGGCGAAACCGTCCTGACCCCGGGGCACACCATCGGCTATCTGGAGCAGGACCCGCTGGTGGACGTGCAAAAGACGGTGCGCGAGGTGGTCGAGGAAGGCGTGGCCGACACGGTGGCGCTTCTCAAGGAATTCGAGGACATCAACGCCGCCTTTGCCGAGCCCATGGACGATGACGCCATGAACGCGCTGATCGAACGCCAGGGCGAGGTGCAGGAAAAGCTCGACGCCTGCGACGCCTGGGAACTCGACAGCCGGCTGGAGATGGCCATGGACGCCCTGCGCTGCCCGCCCCCGGACACGCCCGTGTCCGTGCTCTCCGGCGGTGAGCGTCGCCGCGTGGCCCTATGCCGCCTGTTCCTCCAAAAGCCCGACATCATGCTCCTCGACGAGCCCACCAACCACCTGGACGCCGAAACCGTGGCTTGGATGGAGCATTTCCTCCACGGCTATCCGGGCACGGTCATCGCCGTCACCCACGACCGCTATTTCCTGGACAACGTGGCCGGCTGGATCCTGGAGCTCGACCGTGGCCGGGGCATTCCCTGGAAGGGCAACTATTCCTCGTGGTTGGAGCAGAAGCAGGAACGGCTGCGCCAGGAGGAAAAGTCCGAAAGCGAACGTCAGAAGACGCTGGCCCGCGAACTCGAGTGGGTGCGCATGTCCCCGCGCGGCCGTCACGCCAAGTCCAAGGCCCGCATCACCGCCTACGAATCCCTGGCCTCCCAGGAAAGCGACCGTCTGGCCAAGGACCTGGAAATCTACATTCCGCCCGGACCGCGCCTGGGCAAGAACGTCATCGAGGCCGAGGGCGTGTCCAAGGGCTTCGACGACAAGCTGCTTTTCGAAAACCTGACCTTCACCGTGCCGCGCGGGGCCATCGTCGGCATCATCGGCCCCAACGGCGCGGGCAAGACCACCATGTTCAAGTTGATCACCGGGCAGGAAACGCCCGACGCCGGCAGCTTCAAGCTCGGCGAGACGGTGCAGCTGGCCTACGTGGACCAGAACCGTGAATCCCTTGATCCAGAAAAGACTGTGTTCGAGGCCGTGGGCGAGGGCTACGACACCATCCGGCTGGGCACGAGGGACGTCAACGCCCGCGCCTACGTGGCCCGGTTCAACTTTACCGGCCAGGACCAGCAAAAGAAGGTCAAGGTGCTCTCCGGCGGCGAGAAAAACCGCCTGCATCTGGCGCTGATGCTCAAAAGCGGCGCCAACGTGCTGCTGCTCGACGAACCGACCAACGACCTGGACGTCAACACCCTGCGGGCCCTGGAAGACGCCCTTTTGTCCTTTGCCGGCTCGGCCCTGGTCATCAGCCACGACCGCTGGTTCCTCGACCGCGTGGCCAGCCACATTCTGGCCTTCGAAGGCGACAGCAAAGCGGTCTTTTTCGACGGCAACTTCACGGAATACGAGGCCGACCGCAAGGCGCGCCTCGGAGCCGACGCCGACATTCCCCACCGCATCAAGTACCGCCATTTCAGCCGGGCCTAA
- a CDS encoding methyl-accepting chemotaxis protein codes for MPRPAVMPVFFLLAGLLALDWCLTLIAAFVPATSWLPPTLAIGWTVFAVCAVWFACRRLLPLLRRQKKNQEALLRLAAGDLRGCVDPEADCPAVTRLRTFCINDRNAVNTIAAYSREFEHHSDQACAMAQEAKAEASGIDDESHRLSGEMEAVNAAAGEVAGHIGSIAAAVTQMRQASDDIAGNMERARDAVDRASRTARENATRIESLGTQASSGVDGLRQVTTSIESVRDRAVALKHDMDALGRDSKSIGAILGVIADIADQTNLLALNAAIEAARAGESGRGFAVVADEVRKLAEKTMAATKDVETAIHSIQTMAGNNLAATESAVAAVEDSMRLAEEQIGETDALMESMMAVSREVGGITEIVDALKDMVFASSSAAAQHSQATAAIARNLAATSEKATDMRDRARSGHIAVQGISESAATVAQSVADMAAGVLQVNSAARELTRLTGHLAREIEGFRLGDAPFDIAAIKTAHLAWRARLEAVLLGHARLEASEVADHHQCQFGRWYDDEGQSKFGDAATFQEIGQHHERVHALAKTIAGLAGQGKNEEAAARMDAFEDARVKLFDALNRLYLEMTR; via the coding sequence ATGCCCCGCCCCGCCGTCATGCCCGTATTTTTCCTTCTTGCCGGCCTGCTGGCCCTTGACTGGTGCCTGACGCTCATCGCCGCGTTCGTGCCAGCCACTTCCTGGCTGCCGCCCACCCTGGCCATTGGCTGGACCGTTTTCGCCGTCTGCGCCGTCTGGTTCGCCTGCCGCCGCCTGCTGCCGTTGCTCCGGCGGCAAAAGAAAAACCAGGAAGCGCTGCTGCGCCTTGCCGCCGGGGATTTGCGCGGCTGCGTCGACCCCGAGGCGGACTGCCCGGCCGTAACGCGGCTGCGCACGTTTTGCATCAACGACCGCAACGCCGTGAACACCATCGCCGCCTATTCCCGGGAATTCGAACACCACTCCGACCAAGCATGCGCCATGGCCCAGGAAGCCAAGGCCGAGGCGTCCGGCATCGACGACGAGTCGCACCGGCTTTCGGGCGAGATGGAGGCCGTCAACGCGGCCGCCGGGGAAGTCGCCGGCCACATCGGCAGCATCGCCGCGGCCGTCACCCAGATGCGCCAAGCCAGCGACGACATCGCCGGTAACATGGAGCGAGCCCGGGACGCCGTCGACCGGGCCTCCCGGACGGCCCGGGAAAACGCCACGCGCATCGAATCCCTGGGCACACAGGCCTCAAGCGGCGTCGACGGTCTGCGACAGGTCACGACCTCCATCGAAAGCGTTCGTGACCGGGCCGTGGCCCTCAAACACGACATGGACGCCCTGGGACGCGACAGCAAATCCATCGGCGCGATCCTCGGCGTCATTGCCGACATCGCCGACCAGACGAACCTGCTCGCCCTAAACGCGGCCATCGAAGCGGCCCGCGCCGGCGAATCCGGGCGCGGCTTCGCGGTGGTGGCCGACGAAGTGCGCAAGCTTGCCGAAAAAACCATGGCCGCCACCAAGGATGTGGAGACGGCCATCCACTCCATCCAGACCATGGCCGGCAACAATCTGGCCGCCACGGAAAGCGCTGTCGCCGCCGTCGAGGACAGCATGCGCCTTGCGGAAGAGCAGATCGGCGAGACGGACGCGCTCATGGAGTCCATGATGGCGGTCAGCCGGGAAGTGGGCGGCATCACCGAAATCGTGGACGCCCTCAAAGATATGGTCTTCGCCAGCTCCAGCGCCGCCGCGCAACATTCCCAAGCCACGGCCGCAATCGCCCGGAACCTGGCCGCGACATCCGAGAAAGCGACGGACATGCGCGACCGGGCCAGAAGCGGGCATATAGCCGTGCAGGGCATCTCCGAAAGCGCGGCCACCGTTGCCCAATCGGTGGCCGATATGGCCGCCGGCGTCCTGCAGGTCAATTCCGCCGCCCGGGAGCTGACGCGGCTGACCGGCCATCTGGCCCGGGAGATCGAGGGGTTTCGACTGGGTGACGCGCCGTTTGACATCGCGGCCATCAAGACCGCCCATCTGGCCTGGCGGGCCCGCCTGGAAGCCGTGCTGCTGGGCCATGCGCGCCTGGAGGCCTCGGAAGTGGCCGATCACCACCAGTGCCAATTCGGCCGTTGGTACGACGACGAGGGACAAAGCAAATTCGGCGATGCCGCGACGTTTCAGGAAATCGGACAGCACCACGAGCGCGTGCACGCCCTGGCCAAGACCATCGCCGGCCTGGCCGGGCAAGGAAAAAACGAGGAAGCCGCGGCCCGCATGGACGCATTCGAGGACGCCCGGGTCAAGCTGTTTGACGCGCTCAACCGCCTCTACCTGGAAATGACGCGCTAG
- a CDS encoding 30S ribosomal protein S1, which yields MADKTPDTKDMPAEGEFAALMEASLAERGGEINVGDRITGPIITITDTTVVVDTGTKLDGVADKSEFLDEEGTLTVSEGESVTLYVVSLRGDEVLLSKALTGQGGAEALRAAFEAGVPVEGKVTASRKGGFDVEILHRRAFCPVSQIDIAFTENPEAHVGQTYSFAITTFERDGRNIVVSRRKLLEEERAESELRFLESVNPGDVIPAVITRFATFGAFAEVAPGLEGLVHLSELSWSRAEKPEDAVSLGQAVTVKVLAFDRDKKGRPRISLSIKQAGPDPWDSVSEKFAVGDKVEGKVTRLADFGAFVELAPGIEGLIHVSEMSHTRRIAKPSDVVNPGDVVTVSIKDIDLAKRRISLSLKEAAGDPWEKVPETFTVGATVEGIVENRQQYGLFINLAPGVTGLLPASKLRDALEPATYEKVKSGDTVPVIVSEIDTENRKMTLAPVGGTKERDFKRDNRDHRGHGDRENDDWRQYAKKEKSGGGFSGGGLGLLGEKLQEAISRKKG from the coding sequence ATGGCAGACAAGACGCCGGACACCAAGGACATGCCGGCCGAGGGCGAATTCGCCGCGCTCATGGAGGCCTCTTTGGCCGAACGTGGCGGCGAAATCAACGTTGGCGACCGTATCACCGGACCCATCATCACCATCACCGACACGACCGTGGTGGTGGACACCGGCACCAAGCTCGACGGAGTGGCCGACAAGTCGGAGTTTCTCGACGAGGAAGGCACGCTGACCGTCAGCGAAGGCGAATCCGTGACCCTTTACGTCGTTTCCCTGCGCGGCGACGAGGTGCTGCTGTCCAAGGCTTTGACCGGACAAGGCGGCGCCGAGGCGCTTCGGGCGGCGTTCGAGGCGGGCGTGCCCGTGGAAGGCAAGGTGACGGCCTCGCGCAAGGGCGGCTTCGACGTGGAGATCCTGCACCGCCGGGCGTTCTGCCCGGTCAGCCAGATCGACATCGCCTTCACCGAAAACCCCGAGGCCCATGTCGGTCAAACCTACAGCTTCGCCATCACCACCTTCGAACGCGACGGCCGCAATATCGTCGTCTCCCGGCGCAAGCTGCTCGAAGAGGAACGGGCCGAATCGGAATTGCGGTTCCTGGAATCGGTCAATCCCGGCGACGTCATCCCGGCCGTAATCACCCGCTTCGCCACCTTCGGTGCCTTTGCCGAAGTGGCTCCGGGACTCGAAGGGCTGGTCCACCTGTCCGAGCTGTCCTGGTCCCGGGCCGAAAAGCCCGAGGACGCCGTGTCGCTGGGACAGGCCGTCACGGTCAAGGTGCTGGCCTTCGACCGCGACAAGAAAGGCCGTCCCCGCATTTCGCTTTCCATCAAGCAGGCCGGACCCGATCCCTGGGACAGCGTGAGCGAGAAGTTCGCCGTCGGGGACAAGGTCGAGGGCAAGGTGACGCGGCTGGCCGACTTCGGCGCGTTCGTGGAACTCGCCCCGGGCATCGAGGGGCTTATCCACGTCAGCGAGATGAGCCACACCCGCCGCATCGCCAAGCCGTCCGACGTGGTCAACCCCGGCGACGTCGTCACGGTGTCCATCAAGGACATCGACCTGGCCAAACGGCGCATTTCCTTAAGCCTCAAGGAAGCGGCCGGCGATCCCTGGGAAAAGGTGCCCGAGACCTTCACCGTTGGCGCGACCGTCGAGGGCATCGTGGAAAACCGCCAGCAGTACGGCCTGTTCATCAACCTCGCCCCCGGGGTCACCGGCCTTTTGCCGGCGTCCAAGCTGCGCGACGCTCTGGAGCCGGCGACCTATGAAAAGGTCAAATCCGGCGACACGGTGCCGGTCATCGTTTCCGAGATCGACACGGAAAATCGCAAGATGACCCTCGCCCCCGTCGGCGGCACCAAGGAGCGGGATTTCAAGCGGGACAACCGCGATCACCGCGGCCACGGCGACCGTGAGAACGACGACTGGCGGCAGTACGCCAAAAAGGAAAAGTCCGGCGGCGGCTTTTCCGGCGGCGGCCTGGGACTCCTCGGCGAGAAGCTCCAGGAAGCCATCTCCCGTAAAAAGGGATAA
- a CDS encoding metal-dependent hydrolase: MDPVTHVAAGVLIGQAAKDRFPAGRALVPLAAFAAWMPDIDNVVTLFGPEAYMRYHRGLTHSLLGGAVMAWLLAFIVSRFWREVNLARLFVLFYLCVLSHLFLDCITTYGTGIFQPFSDVRVSFPSVFILDPIYTLTLVTLGVVGALRPMARKKLATAGLVVLLAWPAFSFGVGQFVAARAQALLAGQGERVASVTVQPDAFAPLWWKVVADKGDSYLLTGLTLTSPDTLLPVRRFHKADRAELEALGRQAPVFSEYVWFTDFPVKSANTTPQGSTVTFKDLRFMAINPLVAEVRGPAVPFTLTAYLDPAGKLVRALFSQVGKAEVILPAMALR; the protein is encoded by the coding sequence ATGGACCCAGTCACCCATGTCGCGGCCGGCGTGCTTATCGGACAGGCCGCCAAAGACCGCTTTCCGGCCGGCCGGGCGCTCGTGCCCCTGGCCGCCTTTGCCGCCTGGATGCCTGACATCGACAACGTTGTCACGCTGTTCGGCCCGGAAGCCTACATGCGCTACCACCGGGGGCTGACCCATTCGCTTCTCGGCGGCGCGGTCATGGCCTGGCTTTTGGCCTTTATCGTGAGCCGGTTTTGGCGCGAGGTCAACCTGGCCCGGCTCTTTGTCCTTTTCTACCTGTGCGTGCTGTCGCACCTTTTTCTCGACTGCATCACCACCTACGGCACCGGGATTTTTCAGCCGTTCTCCGATGTTCGCGTCTCCTTTCCCTCGGTCTTCATCCTCGACCCGATCTACACCCTGACCCTGGTGACGCTGGGGGTGGTCGGGGCGCTTCGTCCCATGGCCCGCAAGAAGCTGGCCACGGCCGGACTGGTCGTACTGCTGGCCTGGCCGGCGTTTAGCTTCGGCGTGGGCCAGTTCGTGGCCGCCCGGGCCCAGGCGCTTTTGGCCGGGCAGGGGGAGCGCGTCGCGTCCGTCACCGTCCAACCCGACGCCTTTGCCCCGCTATGGTGGAAGGTCGTGGCCGACAAGGGGGATTCGTATCTGCTCACGGGGCTGACCCTGACCTCGCCGGATACGCTCTTGCCCGTGCGCCGCTTCCACAAGGCCGACCGGGCCGAACTCGAGGCCCTGGGCCGGCAGGCTCCTGTTTTTTCCGAGTACGTCTGGTTCACCGATTTTCCGGTCAAATCCGCGAACACCACCCCGCAAGGCTCCACCGTCACCTTCAAGGACCTGCGATTCATGGCCATAAACCCCCTGGTGGCCGAGGTGCGCGGTCCGGCCGTGCCCTTTACGCTCACGGCCTATCTCGATCCGGCCGGCAAGCTGGTGCGGGCGCTCTTTTCCCAGGTGGGCAAGGCGGAGGTGATCTTGCCCGCTATGGCGCTTCGATGA
- a CDS encoding AraC family transcriptional regulator has protein sequence MGTETRKEWQRRIMRAMRFMEARLDEELSLDDIAREAHFSPYHFHRIFTGMTGESVRAYLRRLRLARATHRLSYGKCSVTEVALRAGFEAPEAFTRAFRAAYGMPPSAWRKAFRGRSRPRELSELLPPIIMKERCMELEVTIKRLPPLRVACVRHVGPYDQCEAAWVKLCAEAGKRGLFGPDTKFLGVGHDDPQITPPEKIRYDACLTVPEGFAGTPELPVAVVGDGDYATAVIKGPYTLLAGAYAWLCGVWGPDSGREFAGAPSLEFYLNDPKTTPPEEWLTEICVPLEAAR, from the coding sequence ATGGGCACGGAAACGAGGAAGGAATGGCAGAGGCGGATCATGCGGGCCATGCGGTTCATGGAAGCGCGGCTTGACGAGGAACTGAGCCTGGATGACATCGCGCGCGAGGCCCATTTTTCGCCCTACCATTTCCACCGCATTTTCACCGGGATGACCGGAGAAAGCGTCAGGGCCTACCTGCGCCGGCTACGGCTGGCGCGGGCGACGCACCGGCTGTCTTATGGGAAATGCTCCGTTACGGAGGTGGCCTTGAGGGCGGGATTCGAAGCGCCGGAGGCTTTCACGCGCGCCTTTCGCGCCGCCTACGGCATGCCCCCCTCCGCCTGGCGTAAGGCGTTCCGGGGACGGTCGCGCCCCAGGGAACTGTCGGAACTGTTGCCCCCTATTATCATGAAGGAGAGATGCATGGAACTTGAAGTGACGATCAAGCGTTTGCCGCCGCTGCGCGTGGCCTGCGTGCGGCATGTGGGACCCTATGACCAGTGCGAGGCGGCCTGGGTGAAGCTGTGCGCCGAGGCCGGCAAACGCGGCCTTTTCGGGCCTGACACAAAATTCCTGGGCGTGGGGCACGACGATCCCCAGATCACACCGCCGGAAAAAATCCGCTACGACGCCTGCCTGACCGTGCCGGAGGGTTTTGCCGGCACGCCGGAATTGCCGGTTGCGGTCGTTGGCGACGGCGACTACGCCACAGCCGTGATCAAAGGGCCGTATACCCTGCTCGCCGGAGCCTATGCCTGGCTGTGCGGCGTATGGGGACCGGACTCGGGCCGGGAGTTCGCCGGCGCGCCGAGCCTGGAGTTCTACTTGAACGATCCCAAGACCACGCCGCCCGAGGAGTGGTTGACGGAAATCTGCGTGCCGTTGGAAGCGGCCCGATAG
- a CDS encoding sigma-54-dependent Fis family transcriptional regulator, giving the protein MASKTLNLQLSCLSAISGIIDKALDLEQSLQDILRILAETLSMKRATITLVDRSTGKLVISVSQGLSTEEKRRGVYGLDEGVTGLIFQTAQPYVVPDIRNEPLFLDKTQSRKIERHTISFVGVPIILHGQAIGVLNVDRLFGDEVDYGEDVAFLTVVATLIAQFMSLNQKYEAKVENLKRENISLKYKLSQESQGLYIVGKSLAMQEVQRQIEKVAPTRATVLLLGESGTGKTLIGRIIHDLSERKDYPFIKVNCASIPETLLESELFGYEKGAFTGADQTKPGRFEEANKGTLFLDEIGELPLGLQAKLLRVLQDKEFERLGSNKTRQADVRILAATNKDLAALAEEGSFRPDLYYRLNVFPLNAPPLRDRKEDIPSLLIHFLNKVSKEYARKLTFSTEALAVLKQYDWPGNVREMENLVERLVILAENERIDADLIRPYLTIQPREEGGQELEFGGESSPSLQSLEKSVIIDALRRSGGIQHKAARELGITPRQMGYRVKKFNLESLVAVQRVKSRA; this is encoded by the coding sequence ATGGCTTCAAAAACGCTAAATCTGCAGCTCTCCTGCCTTTCCGCCATAAGCGGCATTATCGACAAGGCGCTCGACCTCGAGCAGTCCCTCCAGGATATTTTGCGCATCCTGGCCGAGACGCTCTCCATGAAGCGCGCCACCATCACCCTGGTCGACCGCTCCACGGGCAAGCTTGTCATCAGCGTTTCCCAGGGGCTTTCCACCGAGGAAAAGCGGCGGGGCGTGTACGGCCTCGACGAGGGCGTCACCGGGCTCATTTTCCAGACGGCCCAGCCCTACGTGGTGCCGGACATCCGCAACGAGCCGCTTTTCCTGGATAAAACACAGTCGCGCAAGATCGAGCGCCATACGATCTCCTTTGTCGGAGTGCCGATCATTTTGCACGGCCAGGCCATCGGCGTGCTCAATGTGGACCGGCTTTTCGGCGACGAAGTGGACTACGGGGAGGACGTGGCCTTTTTGACCGTCGTGGCCACGCTCATTGCCCAGTTCATGAGCCTCAACCAGAAATACGAGGCCAAGGTCGAGAATCTCAAGCGGGAAAACATCTCGCTCAAATACAAGCTGTCCCAGGAATCCCAGGGGCTCTATATCGTCGGCAAGAGTCTGGCCATGCAGGAAGTGCAGCGCCAGATCGAAAAGGTCGCCCCGACCCGGGCCACGGTGCTGCTCCTTGGCGAGTCCGGCACCGGCAAGACGCTTATCGGCCGCATCATCCACGATCTTTCCGAGCGCAAAGACTATCCCTTCATCAAGGTCAACTGCGCCTCGATTCCGGAAACCCTGCTGGAATCGGAACTCTTCGGCTATGAAAAGGGTGCGTTCACCGGGGCGGACCAGACCAAGCCCGGCCGGTTCGAAGAGGCCAACAAGGGCACGCTTTTTCTCGACGAGATCGGCGAACTGCCGCTCGGGCTCCAGGCCAAGCTGCTGCGCGTGCTCCAGGACAAGGAGTTCGAGCGCCTGGGCAGCAACAAAACCCGGCAGGCGGACGTGCGCATCCTGGCCGCCACCAACAAGGATCTGGCCGCGTTGGCCGAGGAGGGTTCCTTCCGACCCGATCTCTACTACCGGCTCAACGTTTTTCCGCTCAACGCCCCGCCGCTTCGGGACCGCAAGGAAGACATCCCGAGCCTGCTCATCCATTTTCTCAACAAGGTCTCCAAGGAATACGCCCGCAAGCTGACCTTTTCCACCGAGGCCCTGGCCGTGCTCAAGCAATACGACTGGCCGGGCAATGTCCGCGAAATGGAGAACCTTGTCGAACGGTTGGTGATTTTGGCCGAGAACGAGCGGATCGACGCCGACCTCATCCGGCCCTACCTGACCATCCAGCCCCGGGAAGAGGGCGGCCAGGAGCTCGAGTTCGGCGGCGAAAGCTCTCCGTCGCTGCAAAGCCTGGAGAAGTCCGTCATCATCGACGCCCTGCGCCGCAGCGGCGGCATCCAGCACAAGGCGGCCCGCGAACTCGGCATCACGCCGCGCCAGATGGGCTACCGGGTCAAAAAATTCAATCTCGAATCCCTGGTCGCCGTGCAGCGGGTCAAGAGCCGCGCTTAG
- the argH gene encoding argininosuccinate lyase encodes MSTKMWGGRFGEGTGALMEAYSESVSYDRRMYRQDIAGSKAHARMLAKRGVLTGDEAERIVAGLDQVLDEIEVGGFPWRGEFEDVHMNVEQRLTELIGPLGGKLHTGRSRNDQVALDFRLYVAESLDVWTKLLRELIGVFLDRAGEHKDTLLPGCTHMQPAQPVSLAHHLLAYAWMLRRDCERAEDALKRVKVSPLGAAALAGTTYPLDPGMVARTVGFSQAFANSMDAVSDRDFVLEPLFCASLVMAHLSRFCEEIILWANPRFGYVALPDAYATGSSIMPQKKNPDAAELMRGRVGRVYGSLMGLLTVVKGLPLTYNRDLQEDKEPFFDADDTVRASLRVMAGMLGALAFRPERMREALTQGYLNATELADYLAAKGVPFREAHHITGHAVAFAESKGKALEELTLDELRVFSPAMEADVFEALRYETAVARRNGPGGTGPESVTAQMAELTRWLQKR; translated from the coding sequence ATGTCCACCAAAATGTGGGGCGGGCGGTTTGGCGAAGGAACCGGGGCCTTGATGGAGGCGTACAGCGAGTCGGTTTCCTATGACCGACGCATGTACCGGCAGGATATTGCCGGTTCCAAGGCCCATGCCCGGATGTTGGCCAAGCGCGGCGTTTTGACCGGCGACGAGGCCGAACGCATCGTGGCCGGTCTGGATCAGGTGCTGGACGAGATCGAGGTGGGCGGGTTCCCCTGGCGGGGGGAGTTCGAGGACGTGCACATGAATGTGGAGCAACGTCTGACCGAACTCATCGGCCCCCTTGGCGGCAAGCTGCACACCGGCCGCAGCCGCAACGACCAGGTGGCGCTGGATTTCAGGCTCTACGTGGCCGAGAGTCTGGATGTCTGGACAAAGCTTTTGCGGGAGCTGATCGGCGTTTTCCTTGACCGGGCCGGAGAGCACAAGGACACGTTGCTGCCGGGCTGCACGCATATGCAGCCGGCCCAGCCCGTGAGCCTCGCCCATCATCTGCTCGCCTATGCCTGGATGCTGCGGCGCGACTGCGAGCGGGCCGAGGATGCGCTCAAAAGGGTCAAGGTGTCGCCTCTTGGCGCGGCCGCCCTGGCCGGCACCACCTATCCCCTCGATCCGGGCATGGTGGCCCGGACGGTGGGCTTCTCCCAGGCCTTCGCCAACAGCATGGACGCCGTCTCGGACCGCGATTTCGTGCTGGAGCCCCTTTTTTGCGCCTCGCTGGTCATGGCGCATCTGAGTCGCTTTTGCGAGGAGATCATTCTCTGGGCCAACCCGCGTTTCGGCTATGTTGCGCTGCCCGATGCCTACGCCACAGGATCGAGCATCATGCCGCAGAAAAAAAATCCCGACGCGGCGGAACTGATGCGCGGCCGGGTGGGGCGGGTGTATGGCTCGCTTATGGGGCTGCTTACAGTTGTCAAGGGGTTGCCGCTGACGTACAATCGGGACTTGCAGGAAGACAAGGAGCCGTTTTTCGACGCCGATGACACCGTGCGGGCCTCGCTTCGGGTCATGGCCGGGATGCTTGGCGCACTGGCCTTTCGTCCCGAACGTATGCGCGAAGCCCTGACCCAGGGCTATCTCAACGCCACGGAGCTGGCGGATTATCTGGCGGCCAAGGGTGTTCCGTTTCGGGAGGCCCACCACATCACCGGCCATGCCGTGGCCTTTGCCGAATCCAAGGGCAAGGCGCTCGAAGAATTGACCCTTGACGAATTGCGTGTGTTTTCACCGGCCATGGAGGCTGATGTTTTCGAGGCCCTGCGGTATGAAACCGCCGTGGCCAGACGTAACGGACCCGGCGGCACGGGTCCCGAATCCGTGACCGCACAGATGGCGGAACTTACCCGATGGCTTCAAAAACGCTAA